The nucleotide sequence CAGGTACAATGGTTTTATGCCCCTTGGCCACATCGGCAAAGCCCGCGCTGGACGTAGTGTTGATGACAAAGCGCCCAAATTCAACGCCCGCTTCAAAAAAGCGGAACTGCAAAATATTGTTCACAAACCGCACAGGAAACAGCAGGTTGGAAAAAAAGTTTTTCAACCCTGCGCGCAACTGGTACGGCGTGACGGTTTCCCATGCGCTATAGGCTGGCCTGGCAACGTAGAGAAAGAAAATATCGTTAAAATGGAACCAGAACCGGTTCCAGGGTTCAATGGGGTCAGAAACGCTCTGGGCTGGCTCGTTGTCGTAGTCGTCCAGGGTATTGTCCGAGCGCATTGTGCCGTAGGGGGTCACGATGATCGCCCCCGGCTGGAACTGCGGGGTGTTGCCGTACACTGTGGACGGTGCGGCGGGCTGGCTCGTGGCGGCCCCGGCAGGGGCATGCCACATGCACAGCAGCGCCGCCAGCAGGATGCCGGTAACACACAGCTGACCCGGCAAGATTGATGAAAAGTTACTGGCCATTACCCTGTCGAACCTCCTGCGCCTTGGCCTTGACCCTGGCTATAAGCTGGTCAGGGTTGCCGTTGTTCAGAATGTCCTGAAATTGGGTGCGATAGTTTTTGACCAGGCTGATATTTTCAATCAGTACGTCATAAACAAACCATGTGCCATCCTTGGGCAGCATGCGGTAGGCCACAGGAACTTTTTTGGAGTCCTTCATGGTAATGATCGTGCGTACTTCGCTGCGGTCGCCCTTGGGCGAAGTAACCTCGCCCGTGTAAACAACCTGCTCGCCGTTGTAGCCATCAATCTTGCTCAGGTAGGTATTCATGAGCAGTTCCGCAAAAGCGTCGCTGAAC is from Desulfovibrio desulfuricans and encodes:
- a CDS encoding ABC transporter substrate-binding protein translates to MSIQAITRHIVLGFLLVLLTAALQCAPAQAASPAQLTLETSINRILGSIKNPDYVNPATRGPLRQQIEDEVLHIFDFKEFSSRTVGPRWSTFSPKQQQQFSDAFAELLMNTYLSKIDGYNGEQVVYTGEVTSPKGDRSEVRTIITMKDSKKVPVAYRMLPKDGTWFVYDVLIENISLVKNYRTQFQDILNNGNPDQLIARVKAKAQEVRQGNGQ
- a CDS encoding MlaA family lipoprotein — its product is MASNFSSILPGQLCVTGILLAALLCMWHAPAGAATSQPAAPSTVYGNTPQFQPGAIIVTPYGTMRSDNTLDDYDNEPAQSVSDPIEPWNRFWFHFNDIFFLYVARPAYSAWETVTPYQLRAGLKNFFSNLLFPVRFVNNILQFRFFEAGVEFGRFVINTTSSAGFADVAKGHKTIVPVDPTGEDLGQTLGRWGLGHGFYIVWPIIGPSSARDTVGRVGDLFADPMFYLQPTELSLGVAGGLRFNALGDVLPLYEDLNTVAVDPYIAMREAYVNFRKAQVMH